A stretch of DNA from Scleropages formosus chromosome 13, fSclFor1.1, whole genome shotgun sequence:
CCTCAGTATACAATGTCGGAATGTAAGCATGTGTAAACTTTTCTTCTCCAAGAACCGTGGTGTTTTCTCATCAGTAATCAGATCATCAGAACTGAATTATAGATGTATTTGTTGCTTTTAGGTTTAGATTTGAAGTACtgcaatttaaaatgagtttgcTTACTAGCATTACATTCTTGAAATATTTACAAGTAGTGCTGATGATTCAGGGAGAACTGTTGGTTCACTGATCTGGCTGTGTTTCTAGATGTAGTAACAGCTGTTACCAGATGGTAGTGCtgtttgaaaataatgaaagtaatcagtttttctctctgcagaCTGCTTTTTGTCCAAATAATATATTGCATAATGTTGTTAGCCTTTCAtactttaattaaatattgtgaagttttcaatttattaaattttatcatAGAAAAGATCTGTGCCTCGTGACTACTGTGCTTTGCTTGCGTTGACAGATAACTATGACCAGGAGGCGTATAACCCCGAGGCTCCAGCCATAACCACCTCAGGCCGCTCCCACTATCGCCAGTTCATCCCTCGCATCCAGACTCAGAGGCCCAACCTCATCGGACTCACTTCTGGGGACATGGACATCCAGAGTTCGCGCGGTATCAGGCTCATGGCTATAGATTATATAGGTTATATTTTGTTAGAGGGTTTATTTCAGGTCTTAATTGCTTTCCAACTTCAGCAGTTAATAGTAAAGATGGTAGTACTAATGacaatgattaaaaacaatTGCTGACTTTTATTTTTGATCAATGTTTTGTAGTACTGCAGTAAATCTTGATTCCTTACATTAGAGTCAGATGAGGTTAGGCCTCAGAGTCTAGAACTGATTTCAGTTATGCAGAGTTGGACcgaattttttatatatgtattgtgTTTAACtctgttttataaatattttcctttcttaGCTGCCAACATCGTGATTCAGACGGAGCCATCTGTGTCAGCTGTCACCACCCATACCTCAAGATACGTTGGTGAGCAGGAGAGTGGGAAGAGGCCAGCAGGCACCACAGAGGGCCCTCCAATGAAGAAACCCTGGATGGAGAAGTAAGACCTGAGCTGTGTGCCAAATTGTGTCTAACAATGATTTTGTTACACTGTAGGCAGGGTCTGttaaatgagaagaaaagacattaattgcattttataaCATCCAGTGTTTGGTCCATTTCAGGCAAAACTTCAATAATCAGCATAAGCCCGGATTTCAGAAGAAGAATCACTATGCCAACACTAAACTTGAAGTCCGCAGAATCCCCCGTGAACTGAACAACATCACAAAGTTGAATGAGCACTTCAGCAAGTTTGGCACTATTGTGAACATTCAGGTCagaatcattttatttatgtcgtgtgtatgattttaattttcatgttatCCTTCAGCATTTACTCAAGACTCAGGTATGCAGTGGCACCAGTGGAGTGTGAATTCAGAAGAAATAGGATAAGAAATTATCTGTTTCTTAGGTTGTCTTTGGTGGCGATCCCGAAGCAGCACTGATCCAGTACACAGCCAATGAAGAGGCTCGACGGGCCATTTCCAGCACCGAGGCTGTACTCAACAACCGCTTCATCAGGGTGTACTGGCACCGGGAGAGTAGTGAACAGCAGCAGGCTCCAGGCCAGGGTCTGAGTGGCCCACCAGGGCCGCAGCATTCAGGCACCCATAAGGTAAAGCCTTCTTTTACTGCTGGTGACCTAGAATGTATGTAGTCTAGAGTGTGTTGTTTGCATTTTGAGTATAGAttcttctgtttctgtttagtctttaatgcagtttttgcaCATCGGTGTCTTATGATCTTTCCAGAGGTCCCTTGAAACTGCATGATATTCTACCCTCTTTATTAGCGAGTTCATTTAATTCCACCTCTAGCGTTAGAAGGGAAATATTCAGAACATTCATATAATGTGCCATCAATACAGGGAATAGTATTCAAGTGTTACGGaaacttctctttttttgtgtgtgtttttttttttttttttattttttattttatttttgtttaactgGAAGTTAACAGAAGGTGTTTGAGCAGTTTATATCAGTAAAGGGAAAGTAAAAtcttatttttcccttttaaatttcttaaataTGAACATTAGCAAGGAAAATTGACTTCCTGGTCACTTAAAATTTAGGTaaatttttacttaaaatgttGTACAGActtcacaaaaaattaaattcaaggATGTTGTGTGAGGGAAACCTTGCTGAGCACCCACTGCAGGTGATGGGCTGGAACTGAGGTTTggtccttccttccttcctgtctgTCATTAAAGGCCATCAACAAGCAGCACAGTACTGGCCCTTATGTGCTCTACAAGATGACAGCCAAACATCCCCTCGGGGGAGTGGCAGGGGGCAAAACAGATTCACTGCAGCCTGCTTCAGAGGCCCCGCTGGTAACTATAACCACTCATAAAATTCTCTTGTATAAACATGATGTGGACTGTTATCAGTATCCAGTGGTCACGTtttctgcaaatgtaaatgtaaaagtttttgCACGGTTAGTATTCCCAGTTGTTATTCTGAAGGCTGCTACTGTACAGACTGtatattttaatcttttaattcCAAATTATGAAGGATATATGTGAAACATTACTCTTCATGATGGTTTTGTTGCATACTTGACCCTACACTACAGCTCTTCCAGCAATGTTTATGTAGTCTACTTTTAAGACTTCTCCTCCCTTTCAGAAAGCCACACATTTATCTGctttaataagaaataattctTATGAATATTACACAGTGAGAACTTCAGTGACATTTTGACTTTGAGCACATCTCTTTGCAAAATGATTTGAATCCTTTGTATTGATATGTGACTATTTGTACTCACTCTAATAAAAGTCCATATctttcaataattaatttttttttctttcacaagaaaaaaatgtctagTTAAATTAAGTTTGAAGCTTCAGAAGtcttttgtaaaatgtaaataaggtcTAGACTTTCAGGATGAAGAAAGTGAATTTTTCCAGCTAACTACTAGATTATAGTAGCTCCATCTCTGTGAATTCtgcaaaattttacatttctgagCTGTGAGACAAGACTGCTTGTTATTTTGACTGAGGAACAGAAGAATTTAGATAATCATtgcatgtttatgtattttggtGTGGTTTTAGGCTACATCTACTGCAAACCTTCAAAAAGGAGCCTACAGTTTGCCGGCCGTAAAAGTGCCTGCCAAAACCGTAGCGAAGGCAGCTAAAGCGCTTGAAGCACATGAAGCCTTGAAGAAAAAGCAGGCAAGTACTGACCCTTAGATGCTCTGCTGTTCTTGCTGACATCCAGTGCATTTCTCATTTGTgcacacagtacatttacatttatttatttagctcatgcatttctccaaagcgactgacaatattaagctacttacaattatttacccatttattctgcttttatttcagGAAGCACTAAAATTACAGCAGGACATGAGGAAGAAAAAGCAGGAGATGGTTGAGAAGCAGATAGAATGCCAGAAGGTTTGTTTTCTTGCTGAGTTTCGGGTATCTTTGTGCCTTACATAGAGGTAAAAGCATCGAAGCCTCTGAAATCGCAATTTTGATCAGGACAAGTATCTTGTGCTTCATACATTTGTCCTTGGTAATGAAGTTGAGAAGCAGTTGCACAATTAAATATTACCTTTAGGATTCAAGTATCTCCCAGATTCATCATCTTTTGCTTCACCACCATATCCAATTTTGCTAAAGGTGCTCATAAACCgcctggagaaaaacaaaaacatgaagccAGAGGAGAGGGCCGAAATCATGAAGACACTGAAGGAGCTCACTGATAGAATCTCTCAGCTGAAAGATGAGATGAAGCCAGTGTCCAACTCGACAGCCAAATCTGTCCAGCCCAAGACTAAGACAGATGTAAGCCTCTTTAACAGATATTATATCTTTCACATGAACAAAGGGCCCAAATACTAGTCCTGGTTGCAACAAAAGTGCAGTAACATTGAAAGTAAGGAAACACTGTTAAGATCTAAAACAAGAACTAACCCGTTTACAGAATTTCTGTCGacattgtaaatgtttgtacttTTGTTCACAGGCCCAAAAGGAACTTCTAGATGCAGAACTTGATTTCCATAAAAAGCTGAGCTCTGGAGAAGACACAACAGACCTGAAGAAGAGGCTTAGTCAGCTCCAAGTGGAGGTAAAATAGCCCCTTTAACCCCCAGCTTTTCTGAAATCAAATGACATGTCCTCAATATCATTCTCCTAACCGTAGAAGACATGGGTTATTGGAAGTCCAGTGTGAAACACATTCTTACTTTCAGCATAGCACACATTAAACAGGAATTGGTTTTGTTATACTGCCAGCTGAGTGACATTGTGCGACTGGGATGCTTAAATTAGCTGAACATGAAAAATGGATTGGCTCCCCTCCCCTAGCCTCCATCAGCATGCACACTAAACCACGGGCGTTTCACAGGCCCAGAGGGGCATGGACTGatgaattcaaattaaaaagatCCTACCCCTGATGCATTTCAAGACATTAAAGTTGAAGGTGATGGGATTTTTCAGGAGAGGAGGTGGGGTCCTATGTTGTAAGCCTCCTGGGTTGTTTGCAGTGCTTGACCATGTGCATTATAGGTATTAATTATTGAGCACCCACAGAGCTGCTCCAATGTACAGGAATCGGAAGCACAGGACTACAATGTCCTAAGGTGTGATCCACATTTCTGTTGTCCCCAGGCTGCCCGTTTGGGGCTTATCCCACCTGGAAGAGGCAAAGTGGCTCTTTCCCGGGGGCGGGGCAGAGGACAGGGCAGAAGTGCGAGGGGCCGTGGAGGGGGCAATCACATGGTGGTTGATCACCGTCCCAAAGCTCTTGCAATTCACGGAGTGACCAAAGAAGAAAAGGATGAGCTGATGTCTCACTTTGTGGTAGGTTTTGAAGGGTAAAGGTGAAATTCGTAGGGTCTGTTACTAACTCTAAACCAACAGTTTGAGGTAATGGTGTTTATGAAGGAGCAAGACTTATCTTTGGTCATGTAATAAGGTGATGTACTTGGTGTACCTCATGGTTTTATGCTTGCCTCTTTTTGagaattttacatgttttgacATGGGAATACAGTTCAGTGCTATTCTTGATCAATATTtatgtgttgtttctgttgaaGAAATTTGGGGAGATTGAAGAACTCCATGATCACGATACCGCCAGTGTTGTTTTGACATTCAAGACTCGAGGTGATGCAGAGAATGTAAGTCAAATAGTAAAAGGTTTCTGCATTCAGTAACAGTGAACACTTTCAGAAGCACACAGCCTAATAACCACTTGCTGGATTAACTAATGTTTTTGGCTAAACTATTAATTTTATGTCTTTGAAAGACTTCCATGACTTCTCAAATATGTCAATAGTAATGTGACTTATGGTCAAAATAAGGCTCAGcatctgtgtttgtgctgaTTTCCAGGAAAATGAAGATTGAGTTTTtgtgattttgcttttgttgaACTGATTTGCACTATAAtgattataaatattttaaatgttaaaagaaaagAGTATTATAGGCAGCAtgacatacatatatactgtacatgtgataTACAATGTGatatacatacatttcagtGCGCTTTATGGGtttgtaaattatttcaaagtcatataaaagggatttttaaataaacatttctgtcTTAGGCTGCAAACCAAGGTGCC
This window harbors:
- the LOC108936738 gene encoding RNA-binding protein 27 isoform X1; its protein translation is MIIENVEALKSWLAKLLEPICDADPSALANYVVALVKKDKPERDLKALCADQLDVFLQKETTGFVDKLFECLTTKNYLASTELPAKELLKLDTKPSAPKLEEKEEPVNAEEDRDGRRRRSPLRNRSDLNESRARDDRRRDDRKRRDGDRYGKGGESYRDRHDRRAGNARGRSYSCSRSRSRSGSRGKNGDKEHSRGKGQWRRGKEHRSKFEQERKEQESYIPTTLAPCGTLQPQQQQPPPPLLPMLSPHHTLSSGAAATTPSSVTVVAPAHLPDSTTESWSNYFSSHTDGKTFGKGLAPKRRCRDYDEKGFCVRGDLCPFDHGNDPLIVDDVTLPTMIPFPPPPGMPPPRLPMPPMTEPPPSIRMPMPPHGQPPLPSLFPMPGPPLIPTSAVDTRDHSGTCLNSTLAPPGVGPPPIPPHPQYTMSEYNYDQEAYNPEAPAITTSGRSHYRQFIPRIQTQRPNLIGLTSGDMDIQSSRAANIVIQTEPSVSAVTTHTSRYVGEQESGKRPAGTTEGPPMKKPWMEKQNFNNQHKPGFQKKNHYANTKLEVRRIPRELNNITKLNEHFSKFGTIVNIQVVFGGDPEAALIQYTANEEARRAISSTEAVLNNRFIRVYWHRESSEQQQAPGQGLSGPPGPQHSGTHKAINKQHSTGPYVLYKMTAKHPLGGVAGGKTDSLQPASEAPLATSTANLQKGAYSLPAVKVPAKTVAKAAKALEAHEALKKKQEALKLQQDMRKKKQEMVEKQIECQKVLINRLEKNKNMKPEERAEIMKTLKELTDRISQLKDEMKPVSNSTAKSVQPKTKTDAQKELLDAELDFHKKLSSGEDTTDLKKRLSQLQVEAARLGLIPPGRGKVALSRGRGRGQGRSARGRGGGNHMVVDHRPKALAIHGVTKEEKDELMSHFVKFGEIEELHDHDTASVVLTFKTRGDAENAANQGAKFKGRTLQMSWYKQKTPSVSTEPEEEESKEEESESSLLPPEEEEEDDDEEDEDESRSWRR
- the LOC108936738 gene encoding RNA-binding protein 27 isoform X3 encodes the protein MIIENVEALKSWLAKLLEPICDADPSALANYVVALVKKDKPERDLKALCADQLDVFLQKETTGFVDKLFECLTTKNYLASTELPAKELLKLDTKPSAPKLEEKEEPVNAEEDRDGRRRRSPLRNRSDLNESRARDDRRRDDRKRRDGDRYGKGGESYRDRHDRRAGNARGRSYSCSRSRSRSGSREHRSKFEQERKEQESYIPTTLAPCGTLQPQQQQPPPPLLPMLSPHHTLSSGAAATTPSSVTVVAPAHLPDSTTESWSNYFSSHTDGKTFGKGLAPKRRCRDYDEKGFCVRGDLCPFDHGNDPLIVDDVTLPTMIPFPPPPGMPPPRLPMPPMTEPPPSIRMPMPPHGQPPLPSLFPMPGPPLIPTSAVDTRDHSGTCLNSTLAPPGVGPPPIPPHPQYTMSEYNYDQEAYNPEAPAITTSGRSHYRQFIPRIQTQRPNLIGLTSGDMDIQSSRAANIVIQTEPSVSAVTTHTSRYVGEQESGKRPAGTTEGPPMKKPWMEKQNFNNQHKPGFQKKNHYANTKLEVRRIPRELNNITKLNEHFSKFGTIVNIQVVFGGDPEAALIQYTANEEARRAISSTEAVLNNRFIRVYWHRESSEQQQAPGQGLSGPPGPQHSGTHKAINKQHSTGPYVLYKMTAKHPLGGVAGGKTDSLQPASEAPLATSTANLQKGAYSLPAVKVPAKTVAKAAKALEAHEALKKKQEALKLQQDMRKKKQEMVEKQIECQKVLINRLEKNKNMKPEERAEIMKTLKELTDRISQLKDEMKPVSNSTAKSVQPKTKTDAQKELLDAELDFHKKLSSGEDTTDLKKRLSQLQVEAARLGLIPPGRGKVALSRGRGRGQGRSARGRGGGNHMVVDHRPKALAIHGVTKEEKDELMSHFVKFGEIEELHDHDTASVVLTFKTRGDAENAANQGAKFKGRTLQMSWYKQKTPSVSTEPEEEESKEEESESSLLPPEEEEEDDDEEDEDESRSWRR
- the LOC108936738 gene encoding RNA-binding protein 27 isoform X2; this encodes MIIENVEALKSWLAKLLEPICDADPSALANYVVALVKKDKPERDLKALCADQLDVFLQKETTGFVDKLFECLTTKNYLASTELPAKELLKLDTKPSAPKLEEKEEPVNAEEDRDGRRRRSPLRNRSDLNESRARDDRRRDDRKRRDGDRYGKGGESYRDRHDRRAGNARGRSYSCSRSRSRSGSRGKNGDKEHSRGKEHRSKFEQERKEQESYIPTTLAPCGTLQPQQQQPPPPLLPMLSPHHTLSSGAAATTPSSVTVVAPAHLPDSTTESWSNYFSSHTDGKTFGKGLAPKRRCRDYDEKGFCVRGDLCPFDHGNDPLIVDDVTLPTMIPFPPPPGMPPPRLPMPPMTEPPPSIRMPMPPHGQPPLPSLFPMPGPPLIPTSAVDTRDHSGTCLNSTLAPPGVGPPPIPPHPQYTMSEYNYDQEAYNPEAPAITTSGRSHYRQFIPRIQTQRPNLIGLTSGDMDIQSSRAANIVIQTEPSVSAVTTHTSRYVGEQESGKRPAGTTEGPPMKKPWMEKQNFNNQHKPGFQKKNHYANTKLEVRRIPRELNNITKLNEHFSKFGTIVNIQVVFGGDPEAALIQYTANEEARRAISSTEAVLNNRFIRVYWHRESSEQQQAPGQGLSGPPGPQHSGTHKAINKQHSTGPYVLYKMTAKHPLGGVAGGKTDSLQPASEAPLATSTANLQKGAYSLPAVKVPAKTVAKAAKALEAHEALKKKQEALKLQQDMRKKKQEMVEKQIECQKVLINRLEKNKNMKPEERAEIMKTLKELTDRISQLKDEMKPVSNSTAKSVQPKTKTDAQKELLDAELDFHKKLSSGEDTTDLKKRLSQLQVEAARLGLIPPGRGKVALSRGRGRGQGRSARGRGGGNHMVVDHRPKALAIHGVTKEEKDELMSHFVKFGEIEELHDHDTASVVLTFKTRGDAENAANQGAKFKGRTLQMSWYKQKTPSVSTEPEEEESKEEESESSLLPPEEEEEDDDEEDEDESRSWRR